The following coding sequences lie in one Hippopotamus amphibius kiboko isolate mHipAmp2 chromosome 7, mHipAmp2.hap2, whole genome shotgun sequence genomic window:
- the LOC130857450 gene encoding lysozyme C-like: MKALLILGLLLLSVAVQGKIYERCELARTLKMLGLDGYRGVSLANWVCLAYWESHYNTQATNYNPGDRSTDYGIFQINSHYWCNDGKTPGAVNGCGILCSALLQDDISQAVACAKKIVSQQGITAWVAWRAHCQNQDLRPYIQGCKL; encoded by the exons ATGAAGGCTCTCCTCATTCTGGggcttctcctcctctctgtcgCTGTCCAGGGCAAGATATATGAGAGGTGTGAGCTTGCCAGAACTCTGAAAATGCTTGGATTGGATGGCTATAGGGGAGTCAGCCTGGCAAACT gGGTGTGTTTGGCCTATTGGGAAAGCCATTATAACACACAAGCTACAAACTACAATCCTGGAGACCGAAGCACCGATTATGGAATATTTCAAATCAATAGCCACTACTGGTGCAATGACGGCAAAACCCCAGGAGCAGTTAACGGCTGTGGTATACTCTGCAGCG CTTTGCTGCAGGATGACATCAGTCAAGCTGTAGCATGTGCAAAGAAGATTGTCAGTCAGCAAGGCATTACAGCATG GGTGGCATGGAGAGCTCATTGTCAAAACCAAGATCTCAGGCCTTATATACAGGGTTGCAAACTATAA